A stretch of the Capricornis sumatraensis isolate serow.1 chromosome 21, serow.2, whole genome shotgun sequence genome encodes the following:
- the LOC138097406 gene encoding serpin B3-like, with protein MSSLGEAIIHLAIDLFHQIRQSKKENIFLSPFSISSALAMTYLGARENTASEMQKVLHFTKITENARGGAAKDRVEKPGNVHHHFQKLLTELKKSTDAYELRVANRLYGEKEFPFLQEYMENVQKFYLASVESADFKHAAEESRKMINSWVESQTNERIKGLFPKDSLKSTTVLVLVNAVYFKGQWNQKFEEESTTEEKFWLNKDTSKPVQMMKQTDSFNFVSLEDVQAKILEIPYKGEELSMMVLLPNKVDGLQKLEDQLTAEKLIAWTSPQNMGKRQVHLYLPRFKVEESYDLVPTLQALGMVDAFRDKVADFSGMTEKYDLVVSTVVHKSFVEVTEEGTEAAAATGVGVSVVTSLPFYESFRCDHPFLFLIKHIKTNSILFCGRVSSP; from the exons ATGAGTTCCCTCGGTGAAGCCATCATCCACCTTGCAATCGATCTGTTCCACCAGATCAGACaatcaaagaaggaaaacatcTTCCTGTCCCCTTTCAGTATCTCGTCAGCCTTAGCCATGACTTACTTAGGGGCCCGAGAAAACACCGCATCCGAAATGCAGAAG GTACTTCACTTCACTAAAATCACAGAGAACGCAAGAGGAGGAGCCGCAAAAGATCGC GTTGAAAAGCCAGGCAATGTTCATCATCACTTTCAAAAGCTGCTGACGGAATTAAAGAAATCCACTGATGCCTATGAGCTGAGGGTCGCCAACAGGCTCTATGGAGAAAAGGAGTTTCCGTTTCTCCAG GAATACATGGAGAATGTTCAGAAATTTTATCTGGCCAGTGTGGAATCTGCTGATTTTAAACATGCTGCAGAGGAAAGTCGAAAGATGATTAACTCCTGGGTGGAGAGCCAAACCAATG AAAGAATCAAGGGTCTGTTTCCCAAAGACTCTCTCAAAAGCACCACTGTTCTGGTTCTGGTGAACGCCGTCTATTTCAAAGGGCAGTGGAACCAGAAATTTGAGGAAGAAAGTACTACGGAGGAAAAGTTTTGGCTGAACAAG GATACAAGCAAACCTGTGCAGATGATGAAACAAACTGATAGCTTCAATTTCGTGTCACTGGAGGATGTGCAAGCCAAGATCCTGGAAATCCCATACAAAGGCGAAGAGCTAAGCATGATGGTTCTGCTGCCCAATAAAGTAGACGGTCTGCAGAAG CTTGAAGACCAGCTCACTGCTGAGAAGCTAATAGCGTGGACGAGCCCACAGAATATGGGGAAGAGACAAGTGCATTTATACCTGCCTCGGTTTAAAGTGGAAGAGAGCTATGACCTCGTGCCCACACTGCAAGCCCTGGGGATGGTGGACGCCTTCCGCGATAAGGTGGCCGACTTCTCGGGCATGACCGAGAAATATGATCTGGTGGTGTCGACGGTCGTCCACAAGTCCTTTGTGGAGGTGACCGAGGAGGGCACAGAGGCCGCGGCTGCTACCGGTGTGGGTGTCAGTGTTGTCACGTCACTACCGTTTTACGAGAGTTTCCGCTGTGATCACCCTTTCCTGTTCCTCATCAAGCACATCAAGACCAACAGCATCCTCTTCTGTGGCCGAGTCTCTTCCCCTTAG